A window of Formosa sp. Hel1_31_208 contains these coding sequences:
- a CDS encoding tyrosinase family protein → MSTSNTEPTWYGGIRDLFTPTDIAHMAPHGIHLNDYDAVKNHAPDIYGQVASKNMPPGNPWNDQQANLFLEWMKSDYPKGTPPKTAPLSMLKRQETQASRIRKDVNSLTITEVSKLKKAFSGLMALDMDNPNSYFKLAGYHGLPEAYCMHHIPPYNPWHRAYLVAFENALRKVDGCEDVTLPYWDIYSDFPDILNEAPFDSYTLPKKLSASYPEGYQTSRNTLDVINEKLKQYSVIEDFKRALSQTDWEDYHGGRAFDNATNDTSISAHDGGHGSIGPTMGNQEVAAFDPIFWFYHCNIDRMLWEWQNKMHATDTNGLLSTITSVSSRNYFTVSALERLAPFTEAAPFLNTTTIIDSVQNLDVDYADPLDDKTKKLAMTAFAKKQRGSVSASEKFHIDTDMVNVRVKGVNRVKIPGSFSVHLLKDGKIIASKAFFQPSEVDKCPNCIDNPIVHFDFKLPLEQVKTGKLETWIEPNNHEPFGDRFPHKLMDKPTINVRLLLRNE, encoded by the coding sequence ATGAGCACTTCAAACACAGAACCAACTTGGTATGGTGGCATTAGAGACTTATTTACACCAACCGACATTGCCCATATGGCACCACATGGTATTCACTTAAACGATTATGATGCTGTAAAAAATCACGCTCCTGATATTTATGGTCAAGTAGCATCAAAGAATATGCCTCCTGGAAACCCTTGGAATGATCAACAAGCCAATTTATTCTTAGAGTGGATGAAAAGTGATTATCCTAAAGGCACTCCTCCTAAAACAGCACCTTTATCTATGTTGAAGCGCCAAGAGACTCAGGCATCACGTATTAGAAAAGATGTAAATAGCTTAACAATTACTGAAGTAAGCAAGCTTAAGAAAGCGTTTTCAGGACTCATGGCTTTAGACATGGACAATCCTAATAGTTATTTTAAGCTGGCCGGATATCACGGTTTACCGGAAGCCTATTGTATGCATCACATTCCGCCATATAATCCTTGGCATCGTGCTTATCTCGTCGCATTTGAAAATGCATTACGAAAGGTTGATGGCTGCGAAGATGTGACTTTACCATACTGGGATATTTATTCTGATTTTCCAGATATTTTGAACGAAGCGCCTTTTGATAGTTATACATTACCAAAAAAATTGAGTGCATCTTATCCTGAAGGCTATCAAACATCGCGCAATACTCTTGATGTCATTAATGAAAAATTAAAGCAATACAGTGTCATTGAAGATTTCAAACGCGCACTATCTCAAACTGATTGGGAAGATTATCATGGTGGAAGAGCATTTGATAATGCTACAAATGATACGTCTATAAGTGCACATGATGGTGGACATGGTTCTATCGGTCCGACCATGGGAAATCAAGAAGTTGCAGCTTTTGATCCTATTTTCTGGTTCTATCATTGTAATATAGATCGCATGTTATGGGAATGGCAAAATAAAATGCATGCCACTGATACGAACGGTTTACTATCAACCATCACATCAGTATCGAGTAGAAACTATTTTACGGTTTCAGCACTGGAACGATTAGCACCATTTACAGAGGCAGCACCCTTTTTAAATACCACTACAATCATTGACTCTGTTCAGAATCTCGATGTAGATTATGCTGATCCTCTTGATGATAAAACCAAAAAACTCGCTATGACTGCATTCGCTAAAAAACAACGAGGCTCAGTATCGGCATCAGAAAAATTTCACATCGATACCGATATGGTTAATGTCCGCGTTAAGGGTGTTAATCGTGTAAAAATACCAGGTAGTTTTAGTGTTCATTTGCTTAAAGATGGAAAGATTATCGCGTCTAAAGCATTCTTTCAACCTTCAGAAGTTGATAAATGTCCGAATTGTATTGATAATCCAATTGTACATTTTGACTTTAAACTGCCTCTAGAACAGGTGAAAACCGGAAAATTAGAAACTTGGATAGAACCTAATAACCATGAACCATTTGGTGATCGTTTTCCACATAAATTAATGGACAAACCTACTATTAATGTCCGTTTATTATTGCGCAACGAATAA
- a CDS encoding fatty acid desaturase, producing the protein MKQSKSIKNKSIDNPKFSRDINSDFSKTLRSRVNTYFKTHNTSRNANSTMVVKTIIMVSLFFIPLLILSSGIVNSVWLLFSLYILSGLGMSGIGMGVMHDAIHGSYSKHKNINTFLGYTFNLIGANATVWKIQHNVLHHTYTNIDHADDDLNAPFFLRFSPHAKHYWLHQFQHIYIWFFYGISTLSWITTKDFVRVKRYKNMGFLDKKNEYRNALISMTAWKLFYFSYALILPMIMVPFSWWVVLLAFLSMHFVTGLLVSIIFQIAHIMPVNTFPLPDAQGQMNNNWYGHQFETTTNFSPNSKLLFWFIGGLNYQVEHHVLPDVCHVHYKKLTKIVSDTAQEYGMPYHVKKSLYHAIKDHTKMLRSLGKKDNLSMAA; encoded by the coding sequence TTGAAGCAGTCCAAATCAATAAAAAATAAAAGCATCGATAATCCAAAATTTTCAAGAGACATAAATTCAGACTTTTCAAAAACTTTAAGAAGTCGCGTAAACACCTATTTTAAAACCCATAATACAAGTAGAAATGCCAATAGCACCATGGTGGTTAAAACCATTATTATGGTATCTCTATTTTTCATTCCTTTATTAATTCTATCCTCGGGTATTGTTAATTCTGTTTGGTTACTTTTTTCATTGTATATCTTAAGCGGATTAGGCATGTCAGGAATTGGAATGGGAGTAATGCATGACGCGATTCATGGATCGTACTCAAAACACAAAAACATCAACACGTTTTTAGGATACACCTTTAATCTCATTGGTGCTAATGCTACCGTTTGGAAGATTCAGCACAATGTACTACACCATACTTATACTAATATAGATCATGCTGATGACGATTTAAATGCACCATTCTTTTTACGATTTTCTCCACATGCAAAACATTATTGGCTGCACCAATTCCAACATATTTATATTTGGTTCTTCTATGGGATTTCGACCTTATCTTGGATTACCACTAAAGATTTTGTTCGTGTCAAACGCTATAAAAACATGGGGTTTTTAGACAAAAAAAACGAATATAGAAATGCACTCATAAGTATGACAGCATGGAAACTATTTTATTTTTCCTATGCACTTATACTACCAATGATAATGGTACCATTTTCTTGGTGGGTTGTCTTATTGGCGTTTTTAAGTATGCATTTTGTTACCGGACTTCTGGTAAGTATCATTTTTCAGATAGCTCATATTATGCCAGTTAACACGTTTCCATTGCCTGATGCTCAAGGACAAATGAACAATAATTGGTATGGCCATCAATTTGAAACGACCACTAATTTTTCACCTAATAGTAAATTGTTATTTTGGTTCATAGGAGGATTGAACTATCAGGTTGAGCATCATGTACTACCAGATGTGTGTCACGTACATTATAAAAAACTAACAAAAATTGTGTCAGACACAGCACAAGAATATGGGATGCCCTACCATGTTAAAAAATCACTATATCATGCTATTAAAGATCACACAAAAATGTTGCGATCTTTAGGAAAAAAAGACAATCTAAGTATGGCGGCATGA
- a CDS encoding cold-shock protein codes for MNTNKVNNMKEGTVKFFNNSKGFGFINIKDTEEDVFVHSTNLIDEIRENDQVTFDVEKGEKGLSATNVRLMS; via the coding sequence ATGAACACAAATAAAGTAAACAACATGAAAGAAGGTACTGTAAAATTTTTCAATAACTCCAAAGGATTTGGTTTTATTAACATTAAAGATACTGAAGAAGATGTCTTTGTACATTCAACAAATCTTATTGATGAGATTAGAGAAAACGATCAAGTTACATTTGACGTAGAGAAAGGTGAGAAAGGCTTGAGCGCGACTAACGTCCGTTTGATGTCATAG
- a CDS encoding NAD(P)-dependent alcohol dehydrogenase, with protein MNTTRVKAYGTESADADLKPLDINRRTVTAKDVEIDILFCGVCHSDLHFARNDWGMTQYPVVPGHEIVGRVTNVGNGVSAYKVGDIVAVGCLVDSCKSCNNCKNDLEQYCPEWVGTYGGYDKHLDTTTHGGYSETIVVDEAFVLNVPENLDLAGIAPVLCAGITTWSPLRHWNVGKDSKVAVVGLGGLGHMAIKLAHALGAHVTLFSRSTNKIQDAKDLGADQVIISTDEDQMNSVMGHFDLILDTVPYEHDFNPYIGTLNTNGTLVVLGYLGPLDPPLVTVPMIMGRKSVAGSLIGGIAETQELLDFCGKHNITSDVEVINMQDINTAYERMLKSDVKYRFVIDMKSLKA; from the coding sequence ATGAATACAACACGTGTTAAAGCATACGGAACCGAATCGGCAGATGCTGATTTAAAACCATTAGATATTAATAGAAGAACAGTCACTGCAAAAGATGTGGAGATCGATATCCTATTTTGTGGTGTATGCCATTCCGATTTACATTTCGCACGCAATGACTGGGGAATGACGCAGTACCCTGTGGTGCCTGGTCATGAAATCGTTGGAAGGGTCACGAATGTTGGAAACGGTGTAAGCGCTTATAAAGTTGGCGATATCGTTGCTGTAGGCTGTTTAGTTGATTCGTGTAAATCTTGTAATAATTGTAAAAATGATTTAGAACAATACTGTCCGGAATGGGTAGGTACCTACGGTGGTTATGATAAGCATTTAGATACAACCACTCATGGAGGATACTCTGAAACCATAGTCGTTGACGAAGCTTTTGTTTTAAATGTACCTGAAAACTTAGATTTAGCGGGTATAGCTCCAGTGCTTTGTGCAGGTATTACGACTTGGTCACCATTGCGTCATTGGAATGTAGGTAAAGACAGTAAAGTGGCTGTCGTTGGTTTAGGCGGATTAGGACATATGGCAATTAAATTAGCTCATGCCTTAGGCGCTCATGTCACCTTATTCTCTAGATCTACCAATAAAATTCAGGATGCTAAAGATTTAGGTGCTGATCAGGTAATCATTTCTACAGACGAAGATCAAATGAATAGTGTAATGGGGCATTTTGATCTCATACTTGATACTGTTCCTTATGAGCATGATTTCAATCCGTATATTGGAACATTAAACACCAATGGCACCTTAGTAGTTTTAGGCTATTTAGGACCTTTAGATCCACCGTTGGTAACAGTACCAATGATTATGGGTCGTAAAAGTGTCGCCGGATCATTAATTGGCGGCATAGCTGAAACTCAAGAGCTATTAGATTTCTGCGGAAAACATAATATTACATCCGATGTTGAAGTCATCAATATGCAAGATATTAATACGGCTTACGAACGCATGCTAAAAAGCGATGTAAAATATCGTTTTGTCATTGATATGAAATCATTGAAAGCCTAA
- a CDS encoding nickel-binding protein, whose amino-acid sequence MAIFMDFHDLTDGITAAHVAEMHQADLNIEHKYNCSRLTYWCDEERKAVFCLIDAPNKEAVIALHKNAHGAVPRRIIEVNSTIVESFLGRIEDPEKSNNTELNIINDPAFRVLMVVEISNYLNRLESDQLTIFTQKFHNSTTKIIKTYTGRIVKKNNYSYLVSFQSVTDAVLCANEIQYKFKYVTPKFDPNIRRLNIALSSGIPVTDKPNIFEEAITLATRMCEISKESFVITSEVNALYESENRNASIDKDIIHVLPLKDEKFLTQLMDFIEHIWNKPDFNMSQFSTSLGYSKSQLYRKIMALTGQSPNRFLREFRLHKALQLLHSQHGNISEIAFESGFNSAAYFSSCFLNKYGILPSRYLQQHIN is encoded by the coding sequence ATGGCTATATTCATGGATTTTCACGACTTGACAGATGGGATTACTGCAGCACATGTTGCAGAAATGCATCAGGCCGATTTAAATATTGAACATAAATATAATTGTAGCAGATTGACCTATTGGTGTGATGAGGAACGTAAAGCGGTATTCTGTCTTATTGATGCGCCTAATAAAGAAGCAGTTATTGCGTTGCATAAAAATGCTCATGGTGCCGTGCCTAGGCGAATTATTGAAGTAAATTCAACTATTGTAGAATCCTTTCTAGGACGTATAGAAGATCCCGAGAAATCCAATAATACAGAATTAAACATTATAAATGATCCAGCGTTTCGGGTTCTCATGGTGGTTGAAATTAGTAATTATTTAAACCGACTAGAGTCAGATCAACTCACCATTTTTACGCAAAAATTTCATAATAGTACCACTAAAATCATAAAGACCTATACAGGACGTATTGTTAAAAAGAATAATTACTCTTATTTAGTTTCGTTTCAGTCTGTTACTGACGCAGTCCTCTGCGCCAATGAGATACAATATAAATTCAAGTATGTCACGCCAAAATTTGATCCGAACATTCGACGTCTTAATATTGCCTTAAGTTCAGGAATTCCAGTCACCGATAAGCCTAATATATTTGAGGAGGCCATTACTTTAGCCACACGAATGTGCGAAATCTCAAAGGAATCTTTCGTAATCACTTCAGAAGTTAATGCCTTGTACGAAAGTGAAAACAGAAATGCGTCTATAGACAAAGACATCATTCATGTATTGCCTCTAAAAGATGAAAAATTCCTAACCCAATTAATGGATTTCATTGAACACATCTGGAATAAACCGGATTTCAATATGTCGCAATTCAGCACATCATTAGGCTATAGCAAATCCCAGTTATATCGAAAAATTATGGCATTGACAGGGCAGTCTCCTAATCGGTTTTTACGAGAATTTAGACTGCATAAAGCCCTTCAGTTACTGCATAGTCAGCATGGCAATATTTCCGAAATTGCCTTTGAATCTGGCTTTAATAGTGCCGCTTATTTCTCTAGTTGTTTTCTTAATAAATACGGAATTCTCCCTTCTCGATATCTTCAGCAACATATAAACTAA